In a genomic window of Styela clava chromosome 11, kaStyClav1.hap1.2, whole genome shotgun sequence:
- the LOC144429905 gene encoding uncharacterized protein LOC144429905: MTSSPLQYVESIEIGLLSCHSSASDSTTGYIFNVKIDYGNPNLEQLPPGVTKTSNLVLQLMESHLDRGYHVFVDRLYNSVACRRGIAAKENIDNGNSHGKPEGTSSRNKNKTKERGNHLTTKRTITRTTMAR, translated from the exons ATGACCTCGTCACCATTACAATACGTCGAAAGTATTGAAATCGGCCTCTTATCTTGCCATAGTAGTGCGAGTGATTCAACAACTGGATacattttcaatgtaaaaatagattATGGTAATCCAAACTTGGAACAACTTCCACCCGGCGTCACAAAAACTTCGAATTTAGTTTTGCAACTAATGGAAAGTCATCTGGATAGAGGATATCACGTATTTGTTGATAG actCTATAACTCTGTCGCATGTCGCCGAGGAATTGCAGCGAAGGAAAACATCGATAACGGGAACAGTCATGGCAAACCGGAAGGGACTTCCagcagaaataaaaacaaaactaaagaaaGGGGAAATCATCTCACTACGAAAAGGACAATTACTCGCACTACTATGGCAAGATAA